GCTCCTACGCCGGGGCGCCGCCGCCGTGAGCGACGTCGCCACGGGCGCGCTCGCCGCCGCGCAGGCGACCGTGCTCGTGCGCGTGCTCTGGCGCCTGCTCCCCGGCCTCGCGCGCACGCCGGCGGTGGCTCCGCTCGTCGACCCCGCGGACGCGCGGTGGGCACACGTCGCCGCGGCGGGCCACGCGCCCGCGCGCGTGACGGTGCTCGTCGCGACGCTCAACGAGGCCGCCCGGCTCGGCCCCTGCCTCGACGGCCTCGCGCGGCAGGGCGCGCCGCTCGCCGAAGTGCTCGTCGTCGACTCGCGTTCGACCGACGGGACTCGCGAGATCGTCGCGGCGGCGGCCGCGCACGACCCGCGCGTGCGGCTGCTCACCGACCCGGCGCTCCCGCCGGGGTGGGTGGGCAAGGTGTGGGCGCTCGAACACGGCCTCCGGCACGCGACGGGCGACTGGGTGCTCGGCGTCGACGCCGACACCGCGCCCGCGCCGGGGATGGTCGCCGCGGTCGTCGCGGCCGCGGCGGCGTACGAACTCGACGTCGTGAGCTTCGCGCCGCGCTTCGCCGGGCAGTCGGCCGCGGAGCGCCTGCTGCAGCCGGCGATGCTCGCCACGCTCGTCTACCGGCTGGGCGCGCCGACGCCGCGCCCGCGCACGCCGGGCGACGTGCTCGCCAACGGCCAGTGCTTCCTCGCGCGGCGCGCGCTGCTCGTGCGCTACGGCGGCTACGCGCCGGCGCGCGCGAGCTGGGCCGACGACGTCGCGCTCGCCCGCCACCTCATGCGCCGCGGCGCGCGCGTCGGCTTCCTCGACGGCGCGCGGCTCTACGACGTACGCGCCTACGCCTCGGTCGGCGAGGCGTGGCAGGAGTGGGGGCGGAGCTTCGACCTCGCCGACGCGAGCGCGCCGGCGCGCCAGGCGCTCGACCTCGCGGTCGTCACGCTCGCGATGGGGGCGCCGCCGCTCGCCGCGGCCGGCGCGCTCGCCGCGGCCGCCGCGGGGTGGCGGCCGGGCGCGTTCGGCACGGCGCTCGTCGTCGTCAACCTCGCGCTGCTCGCCGTGCGGCTCGGCGTGCTCGCCGCGACGCGCGGGTCGTACGCGCGGCGCGGGGCGGCGTACTGGTGCAGCCCGCTCGCCGATCCCGCGGCGACGGCGCGGCTGTGGCTCAGCACGCTCCGGCGGCCGCGGGCGTGGCGGGGGAGGGCGTTCGCGCTGGGGGCGCGGTAGGGGGGAACTGCGTGTGGTGGGGCGGGGGAACGGCGCGGTTGATCGGGCGCGGTTGATGAGGCGCTGTTGATCGGGCGCTGTTGGACTGGCGCTGTTGATGAAGCGCCGGGCTCCGACCGGCCGGGTCGCCGCACCAACAGCGCCTCACCAACAGCGCCTCGTCAACCGCGCCGTTCCCCCGCCCCACCACACACCGCCCTCTTACTGCCGTCCCTCGCGCCGCCCCCACGTCGGCGGCGGCGGCTCGCTCGTCCGGCGGTCGACCGGGTGTTCGGCCAGCAGCCGCAGCGCCTCCTGCACCGCCCGCTCGAGCTGCGGGTCGTGCCCGGCCGCGACGTCCCGCGGCCAGTTCTCGACCGCGATGTCCGGCGCGACCCCCTCGTTCTCCACCGCCCAATGCCCGTCGCGCGTGAAGAAGCCGCCGCGCGGCGCGATCATCGACCCGCCGTCGACGAAGAGCGGCGTGTCGGCCGTGTGTACGAGCCCGCCCCACGTGCGCTCGCCGACGAGGGGGCCGAGGCGGCGACGCTTGAACATGTACGGCATGAGGTCGCCGCCCGAGCCGGCCATCTCGTTGATGATCATCACCTTCGGCCCCCAGATGCCCGCCTCGGGGCTCGTGAACGGGACGCGCTGGTTGATGGCCGAGTTGAAGTAGCCGTCGAAGTCGCGCTGGAGGAGGTCGATGATGTAGTCGGCCGCGGAGCCGCCGCCGTTGTAGCGCTCGTCGATCACCGCCCCCCGGCGGTCTTGTTGGGCGAAATAGTAGCGGTTGAAGCTCTGGTAGCCCGGCTGCGCCGTGTTGGGCAGGTACACGTAGGCGAGCCGGCCGCCGGAGAGCGAGTCGACCGTGCGGCGGTTGCGCTCCACCCACGCGCGCGTGCGCAGCCCCGCCTCGCTCGCCACGGGGAGCACGGTGACGCGGCGCGCGCCCTCGAGCGTGGGGCGCGCGTTGACGAGCAGCACCGTCTGCCGGTTGGCGGTGCCGTCGAGGAGGCGGTAGACGTTGTCCGTGCCCGCGAGCTCGGTGCCGTTGACGGCGAGGAGGTAGTCGCCCGGCCGGACGTCGATCCCTGGGCCGGCGAGGGGCGCGCGCAGCTCCGGGTTCCAGCTCTCCGCGTCGTAGATCCGGGTGACGCGGTAGCGCCCGTTCTCGACCGCGAGGTCGGCGCCTAACAGGCCGACGCCCGGCGCGCCGTTGCCCGTCTCGGGCAGGTCGCCGCCGCGCACGAACGAGTGCCCGATGGCGAGCTCCGACCCCATCCAGTCGAGCAGGTAGTTGAGGTCCGCCCGGTGCATCACCGAGGGGAGCAGCGCGCCGTACATGCGCCCCACGGCGGGCCAGTCCGCGCCGTGCATGTTCTTCACGTACAGGTAGTCGCGCTGGTTGCGCCACCCCTCGTGGAAGATCTGCGCGAACTCGGCCTTCGGGTCCACCCACATGCGCAGCGAGACGGCCAGACGCCCCTTCGCCGCGTCCGACCCCGTGGTCGCGGGCGGCGCGCCCGTGGCGTCGACGACGAAGAGCGTGGGGGCGGCGCCCGGGGCCCCCGGCGCGCCGGCGGCGGCCGGCGTGCGGTAGAGTACCTTCTGCCCGTTGGCGCTGACGACGAACTGCGCGACGTTGGGCGCGAACGCCACCGCGCGCCGGTCGCGGAGCGTGTAGCGGTGGAGCGTGCCCCCCGGCGCCGGCGCGTCCGCGGTGCCGGTCGGGGTGACCGTCTCGAGAAAGAACACCGCGCCCGGCGCGCCGCTCCGGAGCCCCTCGTAGTCGCGCGCCGCCACGCCCGGCACGGGCAGGATGCGCTGGCGCAGGCCGTCGACGTCGATGCGGACGGCGCGGCTTCCGTTAGGCGCCGGCGTGCGCGCGCTGTCGCGCCCGCGGGTGGTGTCGGCGCGCATGCTGTCCACGCGCGCGCGCACCGCGGCCCGGCGCGCCGTCTCCTCCTCGCGCGGCGGCTCGCCCGGGCGCTGCGGCGCGGGCGGCGCGCCCGCGAGGCTCGCCTCCTCGTCGCTCTCCGGCAGGAGCGGCGAGGGCTCGCCCTTCTGCAGCACGGCCATGTAGAGCGCGCGTGTCACCGGCCGCTCGTAGCTCGACATGTCGAGCCACTGCGAGGCGAGCGCGTAGTTGGTCGACGCCAGGAACCACAGGTACTTGCCCGACGCGTCCCACGCCGGCGCGACGGCGTCGGCGAGGCCGTCCGTGAGCTGGTGCTTCTCCCCCGTCTCGACGTTCGCGACGACGACCGCGCGGTAGAGCGACGGCAGCCGCTTGGCGTAGGCGAGCCAGCGCCCGTCGGGGCTCCACACCGGCTCGAGCTCGCGCCGCGGCACGAGGTACGTGTCCTGGTCGACGACGGTCGCCTTCCCCGTGGCGACGTCGAGCGACCAGATGCGGAAGTCGGTGTCGGTGTAGGCGATGCGGCGCCCGTCGGGGCTCCACGCCGGCGCGTAGTAGTGCGTCGGGTTGGGGAGCGCGATCTCGCGCGCGGGGGTGACGCCGTCCTGCGGCGCGATGTACAGCCGGTACTCCCCCGACCGGTCCCCGAAGTACGCGACGAACCGGCCGTCGGGCGACCACACCGGGTCACGCTCGGCCGACCCGCTCGCGTGGGTGAGGTTCCGCGCGTCGCCCTTTTCGGCCGGGATGGTGAAGATCTCGCCGCGCGCCTCGACCGCCACCCGCCGCCCCGTGGGGGAGATGGCGAGCGCGGTCACGCGGCCGCTCACGTCCTTCCACTGCGGCATCATCCACGGGAAGTCGCCCGCGGCGGTGATCGGCACGACGTGCTCGCGCCCGCTCGCCGGGTCCAGCTCGTGGACCACGCCGGCCTGCTCGAACACGACCGCGTTAGGCGTGGCGTCGAGCGACTTGACGTCGAAGTCGCGGTAGTGGGTGACCTCGCGGAGCTGCTTGGTGCCGGTGGCGTAGGCCCACACGTTCTGCACGCCGTCGCGGTCGGAGAGGAAGTAGACCGCGTCGTTGCCGACCCAGACGGGGTCGAGCTCTTTGGAGTCGGTCCACGGCACGGTCTCGACGGCCATCGTCTGGAGGTCGAGGATCCACACCGGGCGGTTCTGTCCGCCGCGGTAGTTGCGCCGCTCCTCGTCCCAACTGTTGGGCATGCGGTAGGCGAGCCGGCGTCCGTCGGGGGACAGCTTCCCCTGGTACGCGCGCGGCATCGGCATCGGCACCTCGGGCCCGCCGTCGAGCGCGACGGTCCAGAAGCGCGGCACGGGCGTCGGCGCGTCGGTCGCGCGCCCGGACGCGAAGACGACGCGCCGCCCGTCGGGCGTCCACCCCTGGACGAGGTCGGCGCTGGGGTGCCAGGTGAGGCGGCGGGGCTCGCCGCCGAGTGCGGGGACGACGTAGACGTCGGTGTTGCCGCCGACGTCGGCGCTGTAGGCGACCCAGCGGCCGTCGGGAGAGAGCTTGGGGTTGGAGGCCTCGCCGGGTGTGCTCGTGAGGCGGCGCGCGGCGCCGCCGGCGCGGTCGACGATCCAGACGTTGCCGCCGTAGGCGAAGGCGATGTGCTGCGCGCTGACGCTGGGGGTGCGGAGGAGGCGCGTCCCGGCGGCCGGCGCGGGCGGCGTCGCAACGGCGGACTGGGCGCGCGCGCGCGGGCCGGGGGGCGTGAGCGCGGCGAGGGTGGTCGCGAGGGCGGCGGCGACGCGGATCGCCGGGGGCGCGGACGGGCGGCTGGGCATGGGTGCGGACGCGGGGGTGAGGGCCGTTGCGTCTACGGGGCGGGGGGCGGGGGCGCTGAGGCCGACGGGCGGGAAGCACGCGCGGGAAAGGTTGGCGATGTTGTCGGGCCGCGCCGCGTGTGG
The Gemmatimonadetes bacterium T265 genome window above contains:
- a CDS encoding glycosyl transferase → MSDVATGALAAAQATVLVRVLWRLLPGLARTPAVAPLVDPADARWAHVAAAGHAPARVTVLVATLNEAARLGPCLDGLARQGAPLAEVLVVDSRSTDGTREIVAAAAAHDPRVRLLTDPALPPGWVGKVWALEHGLRHATGDWVLGVDADTAPAPGMVAAVVAAAAAYELDVVSFAPRFAGQSAAERLLQPAMLATLVYRLGAPTPRPRTPGDVLANGQCFLARRALLVRYGGYAPARASWADDVALARHLMRRGARVGFLDGARLYDVRAYASVGEAWQEWGRSFDLADASAPARQALDLAVVTLAMGAPPLAAAGALAAAAAGWRPGAFGTALVVVNLALLAVRLGVLAATRGSYARRGAAYWCSPLADPAATARLWLSTLRRPRAWRGRAFALGAR
- a CDS encoding tricorn protease, whose protein sequence is MPSRPSAPPAIRVAAALATTLAALTPPGPRARAQSAVATPPAPAAGTRLLRTPSVSAQHIAFAYGGNVWIVDRAGGAARRLTSTPGEASNPKLSPDGRWVAYSADVGGNTDVYVVPALGGEPRRLTWHPSADLVQGWTPDGRRVVFASGRATDAPTPVPRFWTVALDGGPEVPMPMPRAYQGKLSPDGRRLAYRMPNSWDEERRNYRGGQNRPVWILDLQTMAVETVPWTDSKELDPVWVGNDAVYFLSDRDGVQNVWAYATGTKQLREVTHYRDFDVKSLDATPNAVVFEQAGVVHELDPASGREHVVPITAAGDFPWMMPQWKDVSGRVTALAISPTGRRVAVEARGEIFTIPAEKGDARNLTHASGSAERDPVWSPDGRFVAYFGDRSGEYRLYIAPQDGVTPAREIALPNPTHYYAPAWSPDGRRIAYTDTDFRIWSLDVATGKATVVDQDTYLVPRRELEPVWSPDGRWLAYAKRLPSLYRAVVVANVETGEKHQLTDGLADAVAPAWDASGKYLWFLASTNYALASQWLDMSSYERPVTRALYMAVLQKGEPSPLLPESDEEASLAGAPPAPQRPGEPPREEETARRAAVRARVDSMRADTTRGRDSARTPAPNGSRAVRIDVDGLRQRILPVPGVAARDYEGLRSGAPGAVFFLETVTPTGTADAPAPGGTLHRYTLRDRRAVAFAPNVAQFVVSANGQKVLYRTPAAAGAPGAPGAAPTLFVVDATGAPPATTGSDAAKGRLAVSLRMWVDPKAEFAQIFHEGWRNQRDYLYVKNMHGADWPAVGRMYGALLPSVMHRADLNYLLDWMGSELAIGHSFVRGGDLPETGNGAPGVGLLGADLAVENGRYRVTRIYDAESWNPELRAPLAGPGIDVRPGDYLLAVNGTELAGTDNVYRLLDGTANRQTVLLVNARPTLEGARRVTVLPVASEAGLRTRAWVERNRRTVDSLSGGRLAYVYLPNTAQPGYQSFNRYYFAQQDRRGAVIDERYNGGGSAADYIIDLLQRDFDGYFNSAINQRVPFTSPEAGIWGPKVMIINEMAGSGGDLMPYMFKRRRLGPLVGERTWGGLVHTADTPLFVDGGSMIAPRGGFFTRDGHWAVENEGVAPDIAVENWPRDVAAGHDPQLERAVQEALRLLAEHPVDRRTSEPPPPTWGRREGRQ